A window of Pirellula sp. SH-Sr6A contains these coding sequences:
- a CDS encoding tetratricopeptide repeat protein: MQSSEDEAREPDLSLIGINPREVFELGARAAQSGDWNTAVQCYRRVTQLAPQVEAGHFNLGNALFELARFREAADAYRAALALSDDPASWNNLGNALSELQESEDAAAAYVRALRSSSIPPELASQCFFHLGRVQLALARYSDAADSFCRSWEKAPGNPRPVERGLRTLGLLREWDRGVRLGEEALAHDRCKIDACFGLSALWEERDRWDLALSYLVQAVDWFPEDPRTFSRLAQHHARRGRVSEATACIHRAATLREPSAELFSHWIQMLQLSSVHHPNKVRDEAKNWRVAKSGPTRSSVPPFGRAHPTRSETKNGEDEVVSSSPQTTRGRRIAVLVHEEALEAIVFQLLPYLKQRDRSLHSIHIYWCSLDEHPIQKELQPLVDQWSMSHQWTDASIAGRMEAERSDILVDMIGHGPSTRLGVGKLQPAKVNVFWNYSQQTSGQPDFAFRLLHHSDPAAFRHEATESAVVVNYPAMTESDLPPEEFDPALDETSKILPLRFGFCGAMKWMTHESLDFWASLLAAFPDSSLTLLSSELRSQGTDGEIRDGFARRGILESRICVDSDYDPSSFASIAKWCQGLDVFVTSLPVASMPSPLAALSTGCSVAGLLGDSAPRSGLAPLQSLLPESVVLGSTVPECIDALRGKLEQLRVYRQQRVERRHAFLRSPLAKGDVYARSIDDAWLEVIDRFSRVNA; the protein is encoded by the coding sequence GGGGCATTTCAATCTGGGAAACGCTCTTTTTGAACTGGCTCGATTCCGTGAGGCGGCGGACGCGTACCGTGCAGCGCTGGCATTATCCGATGACCCTGCCAGCTGGAACAATCTTGGCAACGCGTTGAGCGAACTGCAGGAGTCCGAAGATGCCGCAGCCGCCTACGTTCGAGCTCTTCGGAGCAGCAGCATTCCTCCTGAGCTGGCGTCGCAATGTTTCTTCCATTTAGGACGTGTCCAGCTGGCACTCGCTCGCTATTCGGACGCCGCAGATTCGTTTTGCCGGTCTTGGGAGAAAGCCCCCGGCAATCCTCGTCCCGTGGAGCGTGGTCTCCGAACATTGGGACTCCTTCGCGAATGGGATCGCGGGGTGCGTTTGGGAGAGGAGGCTCTCGCGCATGATCGTTGTAAAATCGATGCTTGTTTTGGGCTCAGCGCTCTCTGGGAGGAGCGGGATCGCTGGGATTTAGCATTGTCGTACTTGGTGCAAGCGGTCGACTGGTTTCCGGAAGACCCGCGCACCTTTTCGAGGTTGGCTCAGCATCACGCACGGCGAGGTCGTGTGTCGGAAGCTACCGCCTGCATCCATCGTGCGGCCACGCTTCGAGAACCGTCTGCAGAATTATTTAGCCACTGGATTCAGATGCTCCAGCTCTCTTCGGTGCATCATCCGAACAAAGTGCGAGATGAAGCGAAGAATTGGCGAGTTGCGAAGTCTGGGCCTACGCGATCGAGCGTCCCCCCGTTTGGCAGAGCGCATCCCACGCGTTCCGAAACCAAAAACGGGGAGGACGAAGTAGTCTCCTCGAGTCCCCAAACAACTCGAGGTCGGCGCATTGCTGTTTTGGTTCATGAAGAGGCGTTGGAAGCCATTGTATTTCAGCTTTTGCCCTATCTGAAGCAACGCGACCGATCCCTTCACTCGATCCATATCTATTGGTGCTCCCTCGACGAGCATCCGATTCAGAAGGAGCTACAACCGCTCGTCGATCAGTGGTCGATGTCCCACCAATGGACCGACGCATCGATCGCAGGGCGCATGGAGGCAGAGAGGTCCGATATCTTGGTCGACATGATCGGGCATGGTCCTTCCACGAGGCTGGGAGTGGGCAAGCTTCAGCCCGCAAAGGTAAATGTTTTTTGGAACTACTCGCAACAGACGAGCGGTCAGCCCGATTTTGCCTTTCGCCTTTTGCATCATTCCGACCCCGCCGCGTTCCGGCATGAAGCAACGGAATCCGCCGTCGTCGTGAATTATCCAGCGATGACGGAATCGGATCTGCCCCCGGAGGAATTCGACCCTGCTTTGGATGAAACGTCGAAGATACTTCCGCTCCGATTTGGGTTTTGCGGCGCGATGAAATGGATGACTCACGAGTCCCTCGATTTTTGGGCCTCCCTCCTCGCTGCGTTTCCCGATTCCTCGCTAACCCTACTATCGTCGGAGTTAAGAAGCCAAGGAACGGATGGGGAGATTCGCGACGGATTCGCGCGTCGAGGTATTCTCGAGTCGAGAATCTGCGTAGATTCCGATTACGATCCAAGTTCCTTTGCGTCGATTGCAAAATGGTGTCAAGGGCTGGACGTTTTTGTAACGAGCCTGCCTGTCGCTTCGATGCCGAGCCCGCTGGCAGCCCTTTCCACGGGATGCTCGGTAGCGGGTTTGCTCGGGGATTCTGCTCCCCGAAGTGGGCTCGCACCGTTGCAGTCGCTCTTACCCGAGTCCGTGGTTCTGGGCTCCACCGTTCCAGAGTGTATCGACGCGCTTCGGGGGAAGCTCGAGCAACTCCGAGTCTACCGACAGCAGCGAGTCGAGCGACGACACGCGTTTCTGCGTTCGCCACTTGCGAAGGGGGACGTTTATGCTCGCTCGATCGACGATGCTTGGTTGGAAGTCATCGATCGATTCTCGCGAGTGAATGCCTGA
- a CDS encoding ion transporter, which yields MVEFCKRVTESSLFNRSILGLIVLSGILVGVETYPAFGEGTRWGELLQWIQSVILLVFVIEIAMKIIACGSKPQKFFAEPWNLFDLAIILICLLPFNLQSAAVVRMARILRALRMITILPRLRLLVSALLRSIPSLGYIGVLLGLHFYIYSVIGTIAFGKNDPIRFGSLHATASTLFQVLTLEGWNDVRDTQVMGSDVTYDESWKEITSSNRISQPMPLSATFYFMSFILLGTMIMLNLFTGVIISSMEEAQSEVADHGDRETQLAEKGFLTLHDELAIINDQLHKIAAQVAKLQNPPSETDRLS from the coding sequence GTGGTCGAGTTTTGTAAACGAGTCACCGAATCGTCGCTGTTCAACAGATCGATCCTTGGGCTGATCGTTTTGTCTGGTATTCTCGTCGGCGTGGAAACCTATCCAGCTTTTGGAGAGGGGACTCGATGGGGGGAGCTACTGCAGTGGATCCAGTCCGTAATTCTTCTGGTGTTTGTGATCGAAATCGCGATGAAAATCATCGCTTGTGGTAGCAAGCCTCAGAAGTTTTTCGCGGAACCTTGGAACTTATTCGATCTCGCCATCATTCTGATCTGTCTGCTACCCTTTAATTTGCAGTCGGCAGCAGTGGTTCGCATGGCTCGTATATTGCGGGCTCTTCGCATGATTACCATCCTGCCGAGGTTGCGATTGCTGGTTAGCGCTCTGCTCCGTTCGATCCCTTCGCTGGGGTATATTGGCGTTCTTCTCGGTCTTCACTTCTATATTTATTCGGTCATTGGGACCATCGCGTTTGGAAAGAACGATCCCATTCGATTTGGGTCGCTTCATGCAACCGCATCCACGTTGTTTCAAGTCCTCACGTTGGAAGGTTGGAATGACGTGCGCGACACGCAAGTCATGGGGAGCGATGTGACGTACGATGAAAGTTGGAAAGAGATCACTTCGTCGAATCGTATATCGCAGCCGATGCCATTGTCCGCTACGTTCTATTTCATGTCTTTTATTCTTCTCGGAACGATGATCATGCTCAATCTCTTTACGGGAGTGATCATTAGTAGTATGGAGGAGGCCCAATCGGAAGTCGCCGACCATGGGGACCGAGAAACGCAGCTGGCAGAGAAAGGTTTTTTAACCTTGCATGATGAGCTGGCTATTATCAACGATCAGCTTCACAAAATCGCTGCTCAGGTCGCGAAGCTTCAAAATCCGCCGTCGGAAACAGACCGTTTGTCTTGA
- a CDS encoding TolC family protein — protein MRSLHRSLFLVSLGLACLPGCARDYKPAVPALTPLQKLAHPGPNSYLQDLAEEPRAVLVESIASEPLTLLSPERAAWLMTPDEAIQIAVERSKILQDLGGTTLRTANGVQSLHDPAIQATDPRLGIESALAAFDAQFNSRLTVNKNDLPLNNRLIGGGTNLLQQDLINYQNELTKTTAYGTDLYARKNTSYDANNAPSNLFPSVWQTNIEVGFRHPLARGGGLEYNRIAGPKSTPGVYNGILVARVNTDSAILDYEMAIRDLVSDVENAYWDLYFAYRNLEAKIAARDAALNTWRIEKNYRDQQSGSSDSEARAREQYYRFEAQVLDAMTGREVDGTRTNNGSSGGSFRAIEGVHTAERRLRLLMNLPINDGRMIRPAHDPILVQVLFDWGQLVQESLSLRPELRKQDLQISRSRLELLASKNALKPQLDLISQYRIRGFGDSLWSQSQAEFDNAVASMTSGQFQEWQFGLEMNLPVGFRRAYNNVKNAQLKLAKDQELLQAKERRVVHDLSNAYAAAIRSFSVAQTTFNQRLAAYEQLAILKNLEENNNQVNVNEILDAQSRVSQSDTAFYDALVRYMIALKNIHFEKGTLLEYNNIVFADGIKTSRSSTPKWRVQAPEGDLPISPLPSTTIDVPPEALPPPALPQIPLEPTTQASALSNPALSNLGTSDLGISDSIVVPTTEPSFDPIAPRIDSFPTNE, from the coding sequence ATGCGTAGTTTGCACCGCAGTCTCTTTCTGGTGAGCTTGGGCCTGGCGTGCCTGCCAGGTTGTGCTCGCGACTACAAGCCTGCGGTCCCCGCTCTGACTCCGCTGCAAAAGTTGGCCCACCCCGGCCCCAATTCCTACTTGCAAGACCTCGCCGAGGAGCCGCGCGCTGTCCTCGTCGAGTCGATCGCGTCAGAACCCCTGACGTTGCTCTCACCGGAGAGGGCGGCGTGGCTTATGACACCGGACGAAGCGATTCAAATCGCGGTGGAACGATCGAAAATTCTGCAGGACCTCGGTGGTACCACACTTCGCACGGCCAACGGAGTCCAATCGCTCCACGATCCTGCAATCCAAGCGACCGATCCGAGGCTTGGAATCGAATCGGCCCTCGCTGCCTTTGACGCCCAATTCAACAGCAGGCTCACTGTCAACAAAAATGACTTGCCTCTGAACAACCGATTGATCGGTGGTGGTACCAACTTGCTCCAGCAAGACTTGATCAACTACCAAAATGAACTCACCAAAACAACTGCGTACGGAACCGATCTCTACGCGCGTAAAAACACGTCGTACGATGCGAACAACGCGCCGAGTAATCTTTTTCCCAGCGTTTGGCAAACGAATATCGAAGTCGGATTTCGCCATCCCCTGGCACGAGGAGGGGGGCTCGAATACAACCGAATCGCGGGCCCGAAATCCACGCCGGGGGTCTACAACGGTATCCTCGTCGCACGCGTCAACACCGATTCCGCAATCCTCGACTACGAGATGGCCATACGGGATCTTGTCAGCGACGTCGAGAACGCCTATTGGGATCTCTATTTCGCATACCGCAACCTCGAAGCGAAAATCGCGGCCCGAGACGCCGCTCTCAATACGTGGCGAATTGAGAAGAACTATCGAGACCAACAGTCGGGATCGAGCGATTCAGAAGCAAGGGCGAGGGAACAGTACTACCGGTTTGAAGCGCAAGTCCTCGATGCGATGACAGGACGAGAAGTCGACGGTACACGAACCAACAATGGAAGCAGCGGCGGGTCCTTTCGAGCGATCGAAGGGGTTCACACCGCAGAGCGCCGGCTCAGGCTCTTGATGAATCTTCCCATCAATGATGGACGAATGATCCGCCCCGCGCACGACCCCATCCTGGTTCAAGTCTTATTCGATTGGGGACAATTAGTACAAGAGTCGCTGAGTCTGCGACCCGAACTGAGAAAACAAGATCTTCAAATCTCGCGTAGCCGATTAGAACTGCTCGCTAGCAAAAATGCTCTCAAACCACAACTCGATCTGATCTCGCAATACCGCATCCGCGGCTTCGGCGATAGCTTGTGGAGCCAGAGCCAAGCGGAATTCGACAACGCGGTAGCGAGTATGACCTCCGGTCAATTCCAAGAGTGGCAATTCGGCCTGGAGATGAACCTACCCGTGGGATTCCGACGCGCGTACAACAACGTCAAAAATGCACAGCTGAAGCTCGCGAAAGATCAAGAATTGCTCCAAGCGAAAGAGCGGCGAGTCGTTCATGATTTGAGCAATGCCTACGCGGCCGCTATTCGAAGTTTTTCTGTTGCTCAAACCACCTTCAACCAGCGATTGGCAGCCTACGAGCAACTCGCCATCCTAAAAAACTTGGAAGAGAATAACAACCAAGTCAACGTGAACGAAATCCTGGATGCACAAAGCCGTGTTTCGCAGTCCGACACCGCTTTCTACGATGCGTTGGTTCGATACATGATCGCGTTAAAGAATATCCACTTCGAAAAAGGAACGCTGCTGGAATACAACAACATTGTCTTTGCCGATGGAATCAAAACATCGAGATCCTCCACTCCGAAGTGGCGAGTGCAAGCCCCAGAGGGCGATTTACCGATTTCGCCGCTCCCATCGACCACCATCGATGTTCCCCCAGAGGCACTCCCCCCTCCAGCCCTACCGCAAATCCCTCTCGAGCCGACGACCCAAGCCTCAGCATTATCGAACCCAGCTTTATCGAACTTGGGAACATCCGACTTGGGGATATCGGACTCGATCGTTGTACCGACGACCGAGCCCTCCTTTGATCCTATCGCTCCGCGAATCGACTCGTTTCCAACGAACGAATAG
- a CDS encoding HlyD family efflux transporter periplasmic adaptor subunit produces the protein MNLDQRLDLLSELAAKMPAAKVYFDTLVESLCEATNARAAAVWTVEGSRYRLQAERSLASIGIHASESVRVQHEQGLELACRSDERSARVVGGDGNFVYLFFAGDLDGDTFLVLEIATDPVSEGTESTFMAILAAFHETAREFRSRSTIQSLKQQLDGFHVWSERIPKWYACDHLDQTAFLIANDLLELGAYHRVSIGSVRGKRVKLTVISGTPVLDRRAKQVSLMEELMTFVARANLKVVFPSEEELAPSLVVLAENYVDASGASSVCLATWNLPLETRGPREARAPFSVVSLENFHSSRAEIPEELEFVFQQAETALGLAWKRDRGWFLRTGKWIDRWHKRLAASGWAGIGLGLAIAGSLVALFTIPIDYEVWAEGVYECSLSRDVFAPLDAEVVDMRVDHESKVQQGDVLLKLQSRTLDLKREELMTQREVAMEKLRALEASRLGDRRNRSQDPALPTDWSAAEKELRELVAGQNEQLGIIDKMIASLTLRSPITGQVISWNNTKDWISRPVRQGQRLVSIVDLQSPGQLRLTIDDRDAPALFRRTRESNAPVEVRFTFVNDPTVTHRAEVVRTAINAERSDRAVRSIRVEAVVSVGQNVSPQPGANVRGRIPCGDTTLGGLWCSRVLQQWRLWWYF, from the coding sequence GTGAATCTGGATCAGCGACTGGACCTGTTATCCGAACTGGCCGCAAAAATGCCTGCTGCAAAGGTTTACTTCGATACACTCGTCGAATCTTTATGCGAAGCGACGAATGCCCGCGCTGCAGCAGTTTGGACCGTAGAAGGATCTCGCTATCGATTGCAAGCCGAGCGGAGCCTTGCTTCCATCGGGATCCACGCATCGGAGTCGGTCCGCGTCCAGCATGAACAAGGACTGGAGTTGGCGTGCCGTTCCGATGAGCGTTCCGCTCGCGTCGTAGGGGGCGATGGAAATTTCGTTTATCTCTTCTTCGCGGGTGATTTGGACGGAGACACTTTCCTCGTCCTCGAGATCGCGACCGATCCAGTTTCTGAAGGGACCGAGTCGACCTTCATGGCGATTCTCGCGGCCTTTCACGAGACTGCGAGGGAATTCCGTAGCCGCTCCACGATCCAGTCGTTGAAGCAACAACTCGATGGCTTCCATGTTTGGTCCGAGCGCATCCCGAAATGGTACGCTTGCGATCATTTGGATCAGACGGCATTCCTGATCGCCAACGACCTCCTGGAACTGGGCGCGTACCATCGAGTCAGTATCGGGTCGGTTCGAGGTAAGCGGGTCAAGCTGACGGTGATCAGTGGAACCCCCGTGTTGGATCGACGCGCGAAGCAAGTTTCCTTGATGGAAGAGTTGATGACGTTTGTCGCTCGAGCCAATTTGAAGGTTGTCTTTCCAAGTGAAGAAGAGTTGGCTCCGTCGCTGGTGGTATTGGCCGAGAATTATGTCGATGCGAGCGGTGCTTCTTCGGTTTGTCTAGCGACTTGGAACCTACCGCTTGAGACGCGAGGGCCGAGAGAAGCTCGAGCACCGTTTTCGGTCGTCTCCCTCGAGAATTTTCACTCATCCCGAGCAGAGATACCCGAGGAGCTTGAATTCGTTTTCCAACAAGCCGAAACGGCTCTCGGGTTGGCTTGGAAACGAGACCGCGGTTGGTTTCTCCGAACGGGCAAATGGATCGATCGATGGCACAAGCGACTTGCCGCATCGGGATGGGCAGGGATCGGTTTGGGGCTCGCAATTGCCGGTTCCTTGGTCGCGCTGTTCACGATTCCGATCGACTATGAAGTTTGGGCGGAAGGTGTTTATGAGTGCTCACTCTCGCGCGACGTCTTCGCACCGTTGGACGCCGAAGTGGTCGATATGCGTGTTGACCACGAGAGCAAGGTCCAACAGGGCGATGTGTTACTGAAGCTGCAAAGTCGCACACTGGACCTTAAGAGAGAGGAACTCATGACGCAGCGAGAGGTTGCTATGGAAAAGCTTCGCGCGTTGGAAGCCTCGCGTCTGGGAGATCGCCGCAATCGCTCGCAGGATCCAGCCCTGCCAACCGATTGGTCCGCTGCAGAAAAAGAGTTGAGAGAACTTGTAGCGGGACAAAATGAGCAGTTAGGAATTATCGACAAAATGATCGCGTCGCTAACGCTTCGAAGCCCCATCACGGGGCAAGTGATCAGCTGGAACAACACCAAAGATTGGATAAGTCGGCCCGTTCGTCAGGGGCAGCGATTGGTTTCGATCGTCGATTTGCAAAGTCCAGGTCAATTGCGTTTGACAATAGACGACAGGGATGCGCCGGCTTTGTTTCGACGAACTCGCGAGAGCAATGCACCTGTAGAAGTTCGATTTACGTTCGTGAACGATCCGACGGTTACCCATCGGGCTGAAGTAGTGCGAACGGCAATCAATGCCGAACGTTCGGATCGAGCGGTTCGATCGATCCGAGTCGAAGCCGTGGTCTCGGTCGGTCAGAATGTGTCCCCGCAACCAGGTGCCAACGTTCGAGGGAGAATACCATGTGGCGATACAACACTCGGTGGTCTTTGGTGCAGTCGGGTCCTTCAACAGTGGAGATTATGGTGGTACTTCTAA
- a CDS encoding HlyD family secretion protein, which translates to MVWTSALPAQSPDELVISPVLLKAMEEVEVPALLDGAVRQIVVQEGGHVDPTSVLVHMDDRNAKHKRDQAELQARIAGLKAADNSTVELAQIEVEVASASLQRANESRKRFPDTPSQAEMDQIRLRVAEANQHLERAKQDLELAHLTHDLARSSLEAANLEFDQCQIRSPIHGTVVQIFARPGEWIRQGAPVARVLQLDRLRAEAFITQKQASFLSIEGDVMVLVHDMNPQGTAKEGGKEIRAKIVFISPEVDINDDRRRVVAEVDNAQQRLAPGMRVAIRIPANNPSIDARRRKIP; encoded by the coding sequence ATGGTCTGGACCAGCGCGCTCCCCGCTCAGTCCCCAGACGAACTCGTCATCTCCCCTGTCCTGCTGAAAGCGATGGAGGAGGTAGAAGTCCCTGCTCTTCTCGACGGCGCCGTTCGGCAAATCGTGGTGCAAGAAGGGGGGCACGTCGACCCAACAAGCGTCCTGGTGCATATGGACGACCGAAATGCAAAACACAAACGGGACCAAGCCGAGTTGCAGGCGAGGATCGCAGGCTTAAAGGCCGCAGACAACTCCACGGTCGAACTCGCTCAAATCGAGGTCGAGGTAGCCAGTGCTTCGCTGCAAAGGGCGAACGAATCTCGAAAGCGATTCCCAGATACCCCGTCCCAAGCAGAGATGGATCAAATTCGTCTTCGCGTGGCCGAGGCGAATCAGCATCTCGAAAGGGCCAAACAAGATCTTGAGTTGGCGCATCTTACGCATGATCTCGCTCGCTCCTCGCTCGAGGCAGCCAACCTCGAATTCGATCAATGTCAAATACGATCCCCTATCCATGGCACAGTCGTTCAAATCTTCGCGCGGCCCGGTGAATGGATTCGCCAAGGAGCTCCGGTGGCCCGTGTCCTGCAACTAGATCGATTGCGAGCGGAGGCCTTTATCACACAAAAGCAGGCCTCATTCCTGTCGATCGAAGGGGATGTTATGGTCCTGGTTCACGACATGAATCCGCAGGGGACAGCCAAGGAAGGTGGCAAGGAAATCCGTGCGAAGATCGTTTTCATCAGCCCCGAAGTCGATATCAACGATGATCGTCGTCGCGTGGTCGCTGAGGTAGACAACGCTCAACAAAGGCTTGCACCTGGGATGCGCGTTGCGATTCGCATACCCGCAAACAATCCCTCCATCGACGCTCGTCGCCGAAAGATCCCGTGA
- a CDS encoding site-2 protease family protein, with translation MSLVLGNSPALLSAMDRPIPLRRRLDLIVRQSVGREGVRFTIKDPVAFQHFQYLHEEYFLLACLDGRTSRRELQSRFEKQFPGKRLSIPHLERLLANFFYEGLVLADRPGTGERLYARSLKNKKLSPASLIQKLLCIRFRGFSFPHVLDEVERRTRFLLHPVSIVLFALFLVFTVGFAAIHREAFQDRLPAWNEYLSLRYVSLLILAIAIAKILHELSHAMVCRRFGAECNEIGVMLLLFVPCLYCEVSDSWMLKSRWKRAAVAGAGIAAECVLGGLAFWCWWLTYPGVIHAISLQVMIVCSINSILINGQPLLRYDGYFVLSDALNRPNLWTASRAHVRRLFGMFFLKPAFQQRDPWMRSGTLALWFGLASSVYQFAVLAAMLWVLHALAIQWRLLSVFWMVLFLIGGTIVLVTSLQLGSQIQNPSFRRRLSLARSLGTAAAIVVGIVLLFTFPVSWNATSFGIVLPEQRQPILSIVAGRLASCVEAGQYVRQGEVIATLENPTLELERSNLQVQLQQARARQESLRRKRAFEPSASQSLLSAEQQVLGLEQELALLDKNLELLTLRADRAGWCVEPDRGAMEESQTQAWRVPLLSFQNLGCHIVRGTWVATVENAPVEQIPLEQATVEQQGGSVFRAYFRESDVAGIQSGQDAKVILRRQPDRPCAGVVRQVKLDTTGEIPPALQRESLFSWYATTEGTKSKEPVYLVEIELKVEIRSIDADGIGRVWVTTSPLPLAAILWRSLASNLRW, from the coding sequence ATGAGTCTCGTCCTGGGAAACTCTCCCGCTCTTCTCTCTGCGATGGATCGTCCTATCCCTCTTAGAAGGCGGCTCGATCTGATCGTTCGCCAGTCGGTCGGACGTGAGGGGGTACGGTTCACGATCAAAGATCCGGTTGCGTTCCAGCATTTTCAGTATCTTCATGAGGAGTACTTTCTGCTAGCGTGTCTGGACGGGCGAACCAGTCGTCGCGAATTGCAAAGCCGTTTCGAAAAACAGTTTCCAGGGAAGCGTCTAAGCATCCCTCATCTCGAACGATTGTTGGCAAACTTTTTTTATGAAGGATTGGTCCTAGCCGATCGGCCTGGGACTGGCGAACGGCTTTATGCGAGGTCCTTGAAGAACAAGAAGTTGTCTCCTGCGAGCCTGATTCAAAAACTGCTTTGCATCCGGTTTCGTGGTTTTTCCTTTCCACATGTTCTCGACGAGGTCGAACGAAGAACCCGTTTCTTGCTTCATCCGGTTTCCATCGTCCTGTTCGCTCTGTTCTTGGTCTTCACGGTTGGCTTCGCGGCAATTCACCGAGAGGCCTTTCAAGACAGGCTACCAGCATGGAACGAATATCTATCCCTGCGATATGTGAGTCTTCTTATTCTCGCGATCGCGATCGCGAAGATCCTTCACGAGCTGTCCCATGCGATGGTATGCAGACGATTCGGCGCCGAATGCAATGAGATTGGAGTGATGCTCCTCTTGTTCGTACCTTGTCTTTATTGCGAGGTGTCGGATTCATGGATGCTCAAGAGTCGATGGAAGCGCGCGGCGGTAGCGGGAGCAGGAATCGCGGCAGAGTGCGTGCTCGGGGGGCTCGCGTTTTGGTGTTGGTGGTTGACCTATCCTGGAGTGATCCACGCAATTTCTCTTCAAGTCATGATCGTTTGTTCGATCAATTCCATTTTGATCAACGGCCAGCCACTGCTTCGATACGATGGATATTTTGTTCTTTCCGATGCGTTGAATCGTCCCAACCTGTGGACCGCTTCCCGCGCACATGTTCGAAGGCTTTTTGGGATGTTTTTTCTCAAACCTGCGTTCCAGCAACGCGATCCATGGATGCGGTCAGGAACCCTGGCGTTATGGTTCGGTCTGGCTTCCTCGGTCTACCAGTTCGCAGTGTTGGCTGCCATGCTTTGGGTGCTGCACGCGTTGGCAATTCAATGGCGGCTGCTTTCCGTGTTCTGGATGGTCTTGTTCTTAATCGGAGGAACGATCGTTTTGGTGACTTCGCTGCAACTGGGATCGCAAATTCAGAACCCTTCCTTCCGACGCAGGTTGAGCCTCGCGCGCAGCCTAGGGACCGCGGCCGCCATCGTGGTGGGCATCGTCCTGCTCTTTACCTTTCCCGTTTCATGGAATGCCACTTCCTTCGGGATTGTGCTCCCGGAGCAACGGCAACCGATTCTCTCCATCGTGGCGGGGAGACTCGCATCGTGTGTGGAGGCGGGGCAGTACGTGCGTCAGGGTGAGGTCATTGCCACGCTGGAGAACCCGACTTTGGAGCTGGAACGATCCAATCTTCAAGTCCAGCTTCAGCAGGCTAGAGCTCGTCAAGAGAGTCTTCGCCGCAAACGCGCCTTCGAGCCATCCGCATCGCAGTCTCTCCTAAGCGCAGAGCAGCAAGTCCTGGGACTAGAGCAAGAACTCGCACTGCTCGACAAAAATCTAGAACTCCTCACCCTTCGCGCGGACCGAGCGGGGTGGTGCGTCGAGCCTGATCGCGGTGCCATGGAGGAGTCGCAGACTCAGGCATGGCGAGTTCCGCTCCTTTCATTTCAGAACCTCGGTTGCCACATCGTGCGCGGAACATGGGTCGCCACGGTAGAGAATGCCCCGGTTGAACAAATCCCCCTGGAGCAAGCGACCGTGGAACAACAAGGAGGTTCGGTATTTCGAGCCTACTTTCGCGAGTCGGATGTGGCGGGGATTCAATCTGGACAGGACGCCAAGGTCATCTTGAGGCGGCAGCCTGATCGTCCGTGTGCGGGCGTGGTCCGACAAGTGAAGCTCGACACCACGGGAGAGATTCCTCCTGCGTTGCAACGCGAATCCCTGTTTTCATGGTACGCCACTACCGAGGGAACGAAGTCCAAAGAGCCGGTATATCTCGTCGAAATTGAGCTGAAGGTAGAGATTCGCTCCATCGACGCCGACGGCATCGGACGTGTATGGGTAACGACATCACCCCTCCCACTCGCCGCTATTTTGTGGCGGTCCCTGGCGTCGAACTTGCGTTGGTAG